In Nonlabens agnitus, the DNA window AAAACGTTGTAGTCTGGTTCATTGACGGGATTGCTTTCGTCTCTATCACGATTTACCAAGATATTTCTAAAACTAAGTGTTTGCCTCTTGTTGCTTCTCAAGTCTTCAGGTCTGTAAGATAGATTTAGGAACGTAGAAACCCTTCTATATAACAGGTCATCTGCATAGGAATAGGTGTTTGCGCCAGCGCCATAGCGCACTTGGTACAAACGCTCTGATCTGTCCTCAATAGGTTTGGAATAAGCAAAACCGAAGGATCCGATCAGCTTTCCAGAGTTAGTTCCATAAGTAGGGTTGATACCGTATCTAAAAGGCTTGGGCAACAAGTTACCGTTATAGAAACGCGCGCCTATGCTCACACCGTCGTACAGATTGTAACCCAGATCGGGTATCAAAAAAACCTCAGTTTTGGTAGGGTCTTCCACATCCTTGAACAACTTCAAACTTAAGGGTCTACTTAGACTTGGTAGACTTTTGAGCGTTCTATAATTATCCCGTTGCGAAAATTCAGGAATGAGCTGTTTGTAGTTGAGAGCTATACGATTAGCACGCTTTCGCGAAAGCGTCACCACGGTATCTCTAGCAAACGCCGGCAACCATCTTGTACTCACGATGCTATCGTTGTCCAGCGTGTAGATGGGAACAGGTAACATTCGACCCGATTTATTCTTAAGCTTCACGGTAACGGAATCGTCCTCTTTTTTTATGGATCTAATTTTCCAATCCATGCGCACGTGTGATCGTATATAGTCCTCAAAAAACCAGTTGATGTCTTGATCTGTATATGCGTCCAAAACACCTCTAAAGTCTGCTGTAGAAATGGTTTTGGAAGAACTTGCGGCGTATAGTTCCTTGATCGTCTTGTCCAATGCGTCATCTTGCAAATAATTGTCCAGATATAAAAGGCCGACACCAGCTTTGTAGGGAATACCTAATTCTTGGTTGTATTTGACCAGGCTATCTGCTGGCGTTGTGATCGCTTGATCGAGGTTGAGACGTGAGGTGTTCAAAAAGAGCAATGCGTACCTATCGTTAAAGCCTAATTTTGCAGCATTAAAACTGCGCAATCCCCAAACTTTACTGAACTTTCCAGCAATTTTAAGGTCTGGATAATGGATCTGTTGATAATCCATCATAGCAAATACCGCGATGGAACTCGCGATCCAATAATCTTCACGAGGGTTTGTTTTCAAACCTTCGTCCAGCCATTTGCGCGTCAGGGCTTTCAACATTCTTACTTCATAGGTAAATCCAGCTGGAAAGGGATTTATAAATTCTGGGAGCGAACTAAGACCAAAAACTGGACTTTCGCGATAAAAGCGATCAGATACGACTAGGTTATCATGAGGATATGGTCCTAGCTTATCAGTGAGAAAGCCAGTGATTTTGTTGAGCAGCAATTGCTTCATTTCTGGAGCTAGATCATCCTCCTTAATATCTGTGGTAACCAGAAGATCGTTGGTCTTAAAAGTTTTGAACTGATCGTTGGTATTTCTCAAATACAGATCTGCTTGAGAATAGCTTTTCCCCTCAAACAAGTAGCTGTTTCTAACACCAGTAGGTGCATACAGAGTCAAGGGAACATTGCTGGTGGCAAAAAGATTGGTAGGCGTGTGCAAGGAAATCGTGAAATCAATCGTTTTTCCATAAAAGTCATCCAAATCTTTATGAGAATAGTATTCCCAAGATCCATCCACGAAATTTGCTGGATGCAAATACCAATATTTTAAGTTGTACTCACCTTTACTGGTTTTCCCGTAGTTGGTAAAGTCATCTTCGGGAATTTGTACGCTGTATTTGAGTTCGAAGGTTTTGGATTCTTTTGGCTTAAGTGGTGTGTCCAGTAATAATTCAACAATGTCTTGTTGATCATCAAGCCTGTGAATGGTATAATCCTTTGAACCATTATCAGTTGAAATAACGGTTTTACCTCGATCCTCATCGTTGGCAAATTGGAATCGGTTTTTGAAATCTTCTGCAAACCTATTCGCTAAAGCCGTTTCTTTAGAGCTAAAAGAGTTGGCCCAATCCAGCAATACAACGCGATCCCAATCTTCATTGGAATCATTGGTGACCGTTAGCGTTTGCTCGATTTCCAATAAGTCATTATCTGGATCAAGAAATGCAATGATTTTCGTTTGATTTTGAGCAAACGAAATCACTGGAATCAATAAAAATAGAAATCTCAAAGGTTTCAAATACAAATATTTAGGGCAAAACGATTAAGATAGTTAGGGCAATAGGTCGTTTGAGAAATATAGGGTGCTAATGGTTGATCAATTACTGATCCAAAATTAAAAGTTAGGACTCAAAGAATATTTCTTGTAGAAATTATTGATGATTTCTACAGCTTCCTCGCTGGTGTCAACCACATGCAAGAGATCAATATCTTCAGGGCTTACGGTAAAGAACTTTTTATCCAGCGTGCCTTTGATCCAGTCCATAAGGCCTTCCCAAAACTCAGAACCCATCAAGATGATAGGAAAACGACCTATCTTTTTAGTCTGTATCAAAGTAATCGCCTCAAAAAGTTCGTCGAGTGTACCAAAACCTCCAGGCATCACTACAAAACCTTGAGAATACTTGACAAACATGACCTTGCGTGCAAAGAAATAATCAAAATCAAGACTCTTATCACTGTCAATATAAGGATTGTCATGCTGCTCAAAGGGCAAAGCAATGTTCAATCCTACTGATGTACCACCAGCCAGATGAGCGCCCTTGTTACCAGCTTCCATGATTCCAGGGCCACCACCAGTGATGACACCGTACCCATTTTCTACAATCTTTTCTGCCACCTCTGTAGCGAGTTGGTAATATTTATTATCTGGTTTTAATCGAGCACTTCCAAATATGGATACACATGGACCTATGCGGCTCATGCGTTCAAATCCCATTACAAATTCAGAAAGTATTTTAAAGGTGGCCCAACTGTCGTTGGTCTTCAAATCATTCCATCCTTTTTCTCTTATCTCTTTTCTCATATGCTTACTTCAATTCTTTCTTTAAAAATCTAGCGGTATGGCTGGTTTTGTTTTTAGCCACTTGTTCTGGTGTTCCTGTGGCGATCACCTCGCCACCACCGCGACCACCTTCTAGTCCTATATCAATGATATGGTCTGCAATTTTAATAACATCCATATTATGTTCGATGACCAGAACGGTATTTCCTTTATCTACTAATTTATTCAGGACTTGTAATAATACTCTAATATCTTCAAAATGCAAGCCCGTCGTTGGTTCATCTAGGATATAAAAGGTATTTCCAGTATCACGCTTTGATAATTCTGTTGCCAGCTTGATACGTTGTGCCTCTCCACCAGATAATGTGGTAGATTGTTGTCCTAGAGTAATGTAGCCCAGGCCTACATCTTTAATAGTTTTAAGTTTACGATGGATTTTAGGTATAGGTTCAAAGAAATCTGTCGCTTCATTAATGGTCATTTCCAAAACGTCACTTATCGATTTGCCTTTGTATCTAATTTCTAAGGTTTCCCTATTGAATCGCTTGCCTTGACACGTTTCACAAGTCACATAGACATCTGGTAAGAAATTCATTTCTATCACACGCAAGCCACCACCTTTACAGGTCTCACAACGGCCACCAACCACATTAAAACTAAAACGACCTGGTTTGTAACCTCGTATGAGCGCCTCTGGAGTTTTTGCAAATAGGGATCGAACCTCGTCAAAAGTTTTTGTGTAAGTAGCAGGATTTGATCTTGGCGTTCTACCTATAGGGCTTTGGTTAATATCAATCACCTTGTCACAATGGTCCAGACCTTTGATAGACTTGTAAGGCATGGGCTTTTTCACGCCATTGAAAAAATGCGCGTTCATGATAGGGTAGAGCGTCTCGTTAATTAATGTGGATTTACCGCTACCTGAAACACCGCTCACCACAATCATTTTTCCCAAAGGAAAATCAACCGATACATTCTTTAAATTATTACCAGTACAGCCCTTTAAGGATATTTTCTTGCCGTTGCCTTTGCGACGTTCTTCAGGGATCTCGATTTTCATTTTACCGTTAAGGTATTGAGCGGTCACCGTATCATGTTTCAAGATCTCTGCAGGAGAACCTTGGCTAATGACCTCGCCACCATATTTTCCAGCTCGTGGTCCAATATCAATCACGTGGTCTGCGCGCTCGATCATATCCTTATCGTGTTCTACTACAATGACCGAATTGCCCACATCACGCAGGGATTCCAATGAATTGATCAATTTTTCATTGTCACGCTGGTGCAGTCCTATACTAGGCTCATCTAAAATGTAAAGCACGCCCACGAGCTGCGAACCTATTTGGGTCGCCAGTCGTATGCGTTGCGCTTCACCACCAGAAAGTGATTTCGCACTTCTATTAAGTGATAAGTAATCAAGACCTACGTCCAGCAAAAACTGAAGGCGTTCCCGTATTTCTTTTAATAATTCTGTGGCTATTTGTTTCTGCTTTCGCGAAAGCGAACTCTCCAAATCATCAAACCACGCGACCAGCTGCACGATATCCATCATGGCTAGGTCTGCAATGTTTTTCTCATTCACCTTGAAATACAAAGATTCCTTTCTCAGCCTAGAACCATCACAAGTAGGACAGGTAACACGATCCATAAATTCT includes these proteins:
- a CDS encoding LOG family protein, encoding MRKEIREKGWNDLKTNDSWATFKILSEFVMGFERMSRIGPCVSIFGSARLKPDNKYYQLATEVAEKIVENGYGVITGGGPGIMEAGNKGAHLAGGTSVGLNIALPFEQHDNPYIDSDKSLDFDYFFARKVMFVKYSQGFVVMPGGFGTLDELFEAITLIQTKKIGRFPIILMGSEFWEGLMDWIKGTLDKKFFTVSPEDIDLLHVVDTSEEAVEIINNFYKKYSLSPNF
- the uvrA gene encoding excinuclease ABC subunit UvrA, whose protein sequence is MSQNEDFIEVQGARVHNLKNIDVNIPREKLVVITGLSGSGKSSLAFDTIYAEGQRRYIETFSAYARQFLGGLERPDVDKIDGLSPVIAIEQKTTSKSPRSTVGTITEIYDFLRLLFARASDAYSYNTGEKMVSYSDEQIRQLIIDDYTGDRINLLAPVIRSRKGHYRELFEQIAKQGFVKVRVDGVIVDITKGMKLDRYKTHDIEIVIDRIQVGTTDEDIKRLDESIKTAMYHGNDIAMVVPQGSKDGRYFSRNLMCPTTGISYPEPEPNNFSFNSPKGACQTCNGIGTLYQVNPDKIIPDTSLSIKKGGLAPYPDNKKNWIFKQLELIATKFGFKLTDPLSDVPDEAIQMILYGGKESLKVDSKEIGVKRSYNIDFEGIANFIDQTYQNNDSTSLVRWAKEFMDRVTCPTCDGSRLRKESLYFKVNEKNIADLAMMDIVQLVAWFDDLESSLSRKQKQIATELLKEIRERLQFLLDVGLDYLSLNRSAKSLSGGEAQRIRLATQIGSQLVGVLYILDEPSIGLHQRDNEKLINSLESLRDVGNSVIVVEHDKDMIERADHVIDIGPRAGKYGGEVISQGSPAEILKHDTVTAQYLNGKMKIEIPEERRKGNGKKISLKGCTGNNLKNVSVDFPLGKMIVVSGVSGSGKSTLINETLYPIMNAHFFNGVKKPMPYKSIKGLDHCDKVIDINQSPIGRTPRSNPATYTKTFDEVRSLFAKTPEALIRGYKPGRFSFNVVGGRCETCKGGGLRVIEMNFLPDVYVTCETCQGKRFNRETLEIRYKGKSISDVLEMTINEATDFFEPIPKIHRKLKTIKDVGLGYITLGQQSTTLSGGEAQRIKLATELSKRDTGNTFYILDEPTTGLHFEDIRVLLQVLNKLVDKGNTVLVIEHNMDVIKIADHIIDIGLEGGRGGGEVIATGTPEQVAKNKTSHTARFLKKELK
- a CDS encoding gluzincin family metallopeptidase produces the protein MRFLFLLIPVISFAQNQTKIIAFLDPDNDLLEIEQTLTVTNDSNEDWDRVVLLDWANSFSSKETALANRFAEDFKNRFQFANDEDRGKTVISTDNGSKDYTIHRLDDQQDIVELLLDTPLKPKESKTFELKYSVQIPEDDFTNYGKTSKGEYNLKYWYLHPANFVDGSWEYYSHKDLDDFYGKTIDFTISLHTPTNLFATSNVPLTLYAPTGVRNSYLFEGKSYSQADLYLRNTNDQFKTFKTNDLLVTTDIKEDDLAPEMKQLLLNKITGFLTDKLGPYPHDNLVVSDRFYRESPVFGLSSLPEFINPFPAGFTYEVRMLKALTRKWLDEGLKTNPREDYWIASSIAVFAMMDYQQIHYPDLKIAGKFSKVWGLRSFNAAKLGFNDRYALLFLNTSRLNLDQAITTPADSLVKYNQELGIPYKAGVGLLYLDNYLQDDALDKTIKELYAASSSKTISTADFRGVLDAYTDQDINWFFEDYIRSHVRMDWKIRSIKKEDDSVTVKLKNKSGRMLPVPIYTLDNDSIVSTRWLPAFARDTVVTLSRKRANRIALNYKQLIPEFSQRDNYRTLKSLPSLSRPLSLKLFKDVEDPTKTEVFLIPDLGYNLYDGVSIGARFYNGNLLPKPFRYGINPTYGTNSGKLIGSFGFAYSKPIEDRSERLYQVRYGAGANTYSYADDLLYRRVSTFLNLSYRPEDLRSNKRQTLSFRNILVNRDRDESNPVNEPDYNVFSINWNHSDPNLKRFFSYRVGAEISGKFGKLNGSAEWRKLFKDNRQLNFRFYAGTFLYNDTGDSDFFSFALDRPTDYLFDYNYYGRSEDSGLFSQQLIVAEGGFKSQLEPAFANRWITTLNSSYSIWKYIYAYGDVGLVKNTTVAPKFVYDSGIRVNLLQDYFELYFPVYSNNRWEIAQQDYDQKIRFIVTLDINTFVNLFNRRWY